The sequence CGGACTAGAATATTGCCAGCACGAACCACTTGTCCGCCGTAACGTTTCACGCCAAGACGTTTTGAATTAGAATCCCGTCCGTTACGAGTACTGCCTGTTCCTTTCTTATGAGCCATTGTTAATCCTCTTATTCAATCTTCTTGTTTACAATTTTACTCAGAAGCGGTTTCTACAACTTCTGGCGTTACTGCTTCGGTTTCCGTGCTTTCTGTGCTGTCAGCTTCAGCAATTACCGAACCATTGAGGCTAATGGAATTAATCATGACGCGAGTTAATTCCTGGCGGTGTCCCCGTTTTTTACGATAGTTTTTCTTGGGCTTCATTTTATAGACGAGCACTTTCCGCCCGCGCAAGTGACTCATGATGGTTCCTTGTACCGTTGCCCCCTCAATATAGGGTTGACCCACTGTCACTTCACCGTCATTATTGATGAGTAAGACTTTATCGAAGGTATAGTTCCCTTCTTCATCAACGTGCAAACGGTTTAAGTCATAGAAAGAACCCGGCTCAACTTTAATCTGGGTTCCACTGGCTTCTACAATTGCATAACTCATGATTAATCCTTAAAAATGCCGTACAGGTAGCGAAAGTTTCGCTTTGACTAATGTCCGACCTGATCCGAGCAGGAGACACAATCTAAAATTATATCTCGAAATTTCAATTAGAGCAATCCCCCAAAAACACCAAGATTATAGTATTTCCAAATCACTGCTGTTTTAGAGAATCCCGCCTCTTTTAACATTTGGAAATGCCTGTCAAGGGTGGCGAGTTGATCCTGACTGGAATAGCCTTGGGTATCGCTTTTACCAATTTTACTGCGCACTGCCTCGAGATCAAAACCTTGTTTTTGCGCCCAACGTTGGCGAGATTGTTGATAAATATCGGTCAGTTCAGGAAATTCGGGAAGTAGCGGATCAGCATTCCAGAATTGTCCACCCGGGTTGAGAGAACGGGCAATTTTCTGGAAGAGTTTTCCTTTCATTGCATCAGTGAGATGATGAATGGCAAGGGAAGAAATAATAGCATCAAATCGGCTTCCGACTTCAGCATCCGCTTCATCATTGGCCCAAGCCCCAAAGTCTAATTGCAGCGTTTTGACGCGATCGCGCTCTCCTTGAGCATCTAATTTCGCTCCCACAAAGTCAATCATGCGCGGAGAATAATCCACGGCAACCAGTTCTGCATGGGGACACTGTTTGAGGACTTTTACGGTCAGTTCGCCGGTTCCACACCCTAATTCTAAAATGCGACTGCTTTGAGAAGGAACACACAGCGCGATCGCATCTAACATTTCATCATAATACGGCAACAATTGCCGAATATTCGTATCAAATTCTTTTGTTTCTGCGAATACTTCACCGGGAAAAATCATGATTCTATTGGTGCTGTAATTGGTTTTAATTGCCAAGA comes from Cyanobacteria bacterium GSL.Bin1 and encodes:
- a CDS encoding methyltransferase domain-containing protein — translated: MIFPGEVFAETKEFDTNIRQLLPYYDEMLDAIALCVPSQSSRILELGCGTGELTVKVLKQCPHAELVAVDYSPRMIDFVGAKLDAQGERDRVKTLQLDFGAWANDEADAEVGSRFDAIISSLAIHHLTDAMKGKLFQKIARSLNPGGQFWNADPLLPEFPELTDIYQQSRQRWAQKQGFDLEAVRSKIGKSDTQGYSSQDQLATLDRHFQMLKEAGFSKTAVIWKYYNLGVFGGLL
- the rplU gene encoding 50S ribosomal protein L21, whose amino-acid sequence is MSYAIVEASGTQIKVEPGSFYDLNRLHVDEEGNYTFDKVLLINNDGEVTVGQPYIEGATVQGTIMSHLRGRKVLVYKMKPKKNYRKKRGHRQELTRVMINSISLNGSVIAEADSTESTETEAVTPEVVETASE